In Molothrus aeneus isolate 106 chromosome 3, BPBGC_Maene_1.0, whole genome shotgun sequence, a single genomic region encodes these proteins:
- the GPR6 gene encoding G-protein coupled receptor 6, with product MRAPPPRRHPSAAPAALAPPPHRRGPRTAPAAPAAMEVAAALNESGAAAPRLPAGGGNSSLELSSRPPAPAALNPWDVMLCVSGTAIACENALVVAIICYSPALRTPMFVLVGSLATADLLAGLGLILNFVFQYVIPSETVSLLTVGFLVASFAASVSSLLAITVDRYLSLYNALTYYSERTVLCIHTMLAGAWGVSLCLGLLPVLGWNCLHDRTSCSVVRPLTKSNVTLLSASFFLIFLIMLHLYIEICKIVCRHAHQIALQQHFLTASHYVTTKKGVSTLAIILGTFGASWLPFAIYCVVGDPDYPSVYTYATLLPATYNSMINPIIYAYRNQEIQRSMWVLFCGCFQAKVSFRSRSPSDV from the coding sequence ATGcgcgccccgccgccccgccgccaccCCTCCGCCGCCCCGGCTGCCCTCGCCCCACCGCCGCACCGCCGCGgtccccgcacagccccggccGCCCCGGCGGCCATGGAGGTGGCGGCAGCCCTGAACGAGAGCGGAGCGGCGGCCCCGCGGCTGCCGGCCGGCGGCGGCAACTCCTCGCTGGAGCTCTCGTCGCggccccccgcgcccgccgccctcAACCCCTGGGATGTGATGCTCTGCGTGTCCGGCACCGCCATCGCCTGCGAGAACGCCCTGGTGGTTGCCATCATCTGCTACTCGCCCGCCCTGCGCACCCCCATGTTCGTGCTGGTGGGCAGCCTGGCCACGGCTGACCTGCTGGCCGGCCTCGGCCTCATCCTCAACTTCGTTTTCCAGTACGTGATTCCCTCGGAGACGGTCAGCCTGCTGACGGTGGGCTTCCTCGTCGCCTCCTTCGCAGCCTCCGTGAGTAGCTTGCTGGCCATCACGGTCGATCGCTACCTCTCCCTCTACAATGCCCTCACCTACTATTCGGAGAGGACGGTGCTCTGCATCCACACCATGCTGGCCGGTGCCTGGGGGGTCTCcctctgcctggggctgctgcccgtCCTGGGCTGGAACTGCCTCCACGACCGCACCTCCTGCAGCGTCGTCAGACCCTTGACCAAGAGTAACGTGACGCTGCTGTCTGcctctttctttctcattttcctcaTCATGCTCCATCTCTACATCGAGATCTGCAAGATCGTCTGCAGGCATGCCCACCAGAtagctctccagcagcactttcTGACTGCCTCGCACTATGTCACCACCAAAAAAGGAGTCTCTACCCTGGCTATCATCCTTGGGACTTTCGGAGCCAGCTGGCTGCCTTTTGCCATCTACTGTGTGGTGGGGGATCCTGACTACCCCTCTGTGTACACGTACGCCACGCTCCTGCCTGCCACCTACAACTCCATGATCAACCCCATCATTTATGCCTACAGAAACCAGGAAATCCAGAGGTCCATGTGGGTGCTCTTCTGTGGTTGCTTTCAGGCTAAAGTGTCCTTTCGCTCCCGGTCCCCCAGCGATGTCTGA